In Phycodurus eques isolate BA_2022a chromosome 10, UOR_Pequ_1.1, whole genome shotgun sequence, a genomic segment contains:
- the LOC133408367 gene encoding uncharacterized protein LOC133408367 isoform X4, with amino-acid sequence MYFELRECKKIINRFRIALRCSDMSTVNQMQAFQSRLTERLTCFAMEIFQEVARMVKAYQEENDCLRSLLNNVITTQGNIAIMDHNRLARPATAVREQPPELKIPLVKGAEPCAKRPKMEHTNPLTNVTEEKETDVLQPFESTTKEEQTEVPVSSAVEVSEPLVGASMLEQTGLSESSAIEGYFPFPDTPRQHQREVSEPLANESNEQKIEYNKSLALEQESGADSGVTMDCPKSYPKEQDTTARQAVAFGDVFAAMEFDQPSTSGEIANQELLLQERPKVSPKKVASGGKRKRCEMCGPLKDTKTQTTCRNCQKYICGAHTAKFCEECVFLHLIT; translated from the exons ATGTATTTCGAGCTCCGTGAGTGCAAAAAGATAATCAACCGTTTTCGCATTGCACTTCGTTGTTCCGACATGTCGACCGTAAATCAGATGCAAGCGTTTCAGTCCCGTTTAACCGAACGTCTCACCTGCTTCGCCATGGAGATATTTCAAGAAGTGGCGCGTATGGTGAAAGCATACCAAGAGGAGAACGACTGTCTGCGGTCCTTACTGAACAATGTGATAACTACCCAGGGGAATATAGCCATAATGG ATCACAATAGATTGGCTAGACCGGCTACAGCTGTTAGAGAGCAACCACCTGAGCTGAAGATTCCCTTGGTGAAGGGAGCAGAGCCATGTGCCAAAAGGCCTAAAATGGAGCATACTAACCCACTGACGAATGTGACTGAAGAGAAGGAAACTGAtgttttgcagccatttgaGAGTACAACTAAAGAAGAACAAACAGAAGTACCAGTGTCCTCTGCAGTGGAAGTATCTGAGCCATTGGTTGGTGCATCTATGTTGGAGCAAACAGGACTGTCAGAGTCATCTGCAATTGAAGGATATTTTCCATTTCCTGATACACCTAGACAGCATCAAAGAGAAGTGTCAGAGCCATTGGCCAATGAATCCAATGAGCAGAAAATAGAATATAATAAGAGCTTGGCACTAGAACAAGAAAGCGGAGCAGACAGTGGCGTCACAATGGATTGTCCTAAAAGTTATCCCAAAGAACAAGACACAACCGCACGTCAGGCAGTGGCTTTTGGTGACGTCTTTGCAGCCATGGAATTCGATCAGCCGAGCACTAGTGGGGAAATCGCAAACCAAGAACTGCTACTTCAGGAGCGTCCAAAAGTATCCCCCAAAAAG gttgCATCTGGTGGAAAGAGGAAGCGCTGCGAGATGTGTGGACCACTAAAggacacaaagacacaaaccaCATGTAGAAACTGCCAAAAGTACATCTGTGGTGCACATACTGCCAAATTTTGTGAGGAATGTGTTTTTCTGCATCTCATAACATAA
- the LOC133408367 gene encoding uncharacterized protein LOC133408367 isoform X5, with translation MYFELRECKKIINRFRIALRCSDMSTVNQMQAFQSRLTERLTCFAMEIFQEVARMVKAYQEENDCLRSLLNNVITTQGNIAIMDHNRLARPATAVREQPPELKIPLVKGAEPCAKRPKMEHTNPLTNVTEEKETDVLQPFESTTKEEQTEVPVSSAVEVSEPLVGASMLEQTGLSESSAIEGYFPFPDTPRQHQREVSEPLANESNEQKIEYNKSLALEQESGADSGVTMDCPKSYPKEQDTTARQAVAFGDVFAAMEFDQPSTSGEIANQELLLQERPKVSPKKAPVPTEEKEPQSMMLPP, from the exons ATGTATTTCGAGCTCCGTGAGTGCAAAAAGATAATCAACCGTTTTCGCATTGCACTTCGTTGTTCCGACATGTCGACCGTAAATCAGATGCAAGCGTTTCAGTCCCGTTTAACCGAACGTCTCACCTGCTTCGCCATGGAGATATTTCAAGAAGTGGCGCGTATGGTGAAAGCATACCAAGAGGAGAACGACTGTCTGCGGTCCTTACTGAACAATGTGATAACTACCCAGGGGAATATAGCCATAATGG ATCACAATAGATTGGCTAGACCGGCTACAGCTGTTAGAGAGCAACCACCTGAGCTGAAGATTCCCTTGGTGAAGGGAGCAGAGCCATGTGCCAAAAGGCCTAAAATGGAGCATACTAACCCACTGACGAATGTGACTGAAGAGAAGGAAACTGAtgttttgcagccatttgaGAGTACAACTAAAGAAGAACAAACAGAAGTACCAGTGTCCTCTGCAGTGGAAGTATCTGAGCCATTGGTTGGTGCATCTATGTTGGAGCAAACAGGACTGTCAGAGTCATCTGCAATTGAAGGATATTTTCCATTTCCTGATACACCTAGACAGCATCAAAGAGAAGTGTCAGAGCCATTGGCCAATGAATCCAATGAGCAGAAAATAGAATATAATAAGAGCTTGGCACTAGAACAAGAAAGCGGAGCAGACAGTGGCGTCACAATGGATTGTCCTAAAAGTTATCCCAAAGAACAAGACACAACCGCACGTCAGGCAGTGGCTTTTGGTGACGTCTTTGCAGCCATGGAATTCGATCAGCCGAGCACTAGTGGGGAAATCGCAAACCAAGAACTGCTACTTCAGGAGCGTCCAAAAGTATCCCCCAAAAAG gccccagttccaacTGAAGAAAAAGAGCCTCAAAGCATGATGTTACCCCCATGA
- the LOC133408367 gene encoding uncharacterized protein LOC133408367 isoform X2: protein MSTAGLLHVFQSRITERFTSVAMEIFQEVAHIVKGYQEENDRLRSLLNNVINAQMNSPKIDHGRFTRPSTAVREQAPRLNSPVETEVQQCTKVPKIEHTELLEPVADIPEEEKKDMSELLANLPKEEQTEISVSYVMEVSEQLANEQEIYFSRRLAPEPERGTDNSITMACRKSDSKQEGTERPDIATSLQAVAFGDFNTSMEFTQLSRSEEILNKDLGYPESPKQSYKKKIIREDKPKRKNVMTTIALKKELIAKWESGTRVSDLAVQYNMAKSTISTILKRKEAIKAADVAKGVKTLSNRRTDKVEEVEKVLLEWITHKQLRGDTVSETLICDKARELHNALTRDNPGGSADEFKASKGWFCKFKKRSGIHGVLRPREAARAGKEDTERYEDKFQTFVGSQGFLH, encoded by the exons ATGTCGACCGCCGGTCTGCTTCACGTGTTTCAGAGCCGAATAACCGAACGCTTTACCAGCGTCGCCATGGAGATATTTCAAGAAGTGGCGCATATTGTAAAAGGATACCAAGAGGAAAACGACCGTCTGCGATCCTTACTGAACAATGTGATAAACGCACAGATGAATTCACCCAAGATTG ATCACGGTCGATTCACAAGACCAAGTACGGCTGTCAGAGAGCAAGCACCAAGGCTGAACAGTCCTGTGGAGACAGAAGTACAGCAATGTACTAAAGTACCGAAAATTGAGCATACTGAGCTGTTGGAGCCAGTGGCCGATATACCTGAAGAGGAGAAAAAAGATATGTCAGAGCTGCTGGCTAATCTACCTAAAGAGGAGCAAACTGAAATATCAGTGTCTTATGTAATGGAAGTATCAGAGCAGCTGGCCAATGaacaagaaatatatttttctagAAGGTTGGCACCAGAACCAGAAAGAGGAACAGACAATAGCATCACAATGGCTTGTCGTAAAAGTGATTCCAAACAGGAAGGCACTGAAAGGCCTGACATTGCTACCTCACTTCAGGCTGTTGCTTTTGGAGACTTCAACACATCCATGGAATTCACTCAGCTGAGCAGGAGTGAAGAAATCCTAAACAAAGACCTGGGATATCCTGAATCTCCGAAACAATCATACAAAAAG AAGATTATCAGAGAAGacaagccaaagaggaaaaatgtgATGACAACTATAGCGCTGAAAAAGGAACTTATCGCCAAGTGGGAGAGTGGTACACGTGTCTCTGACTTGGCtgttcagtacaatatggctaagTCGACAATATCAACTATATTGAAGAGAAAAGAAGCCATCAAAGCTGCTGATGTTGCAAAAGGGGTAAAAACTCTGAGTAACAGAAGAACTGATAAAGTGGAAGAAGTGGAAAAAGTTCTGCTTGAGTGGATTACTCATAAACAGTTGCGGGGCGACACCGTGTCAGAGACCCTAATTTGTGACAAGGCAAGGGAGCTGCATAATGCCCTTACCCGAGACAACCCTGGGGGCAGTGCTGATGAATTCAAGGCTAGTAAGGGGTGGTTTTGCAAATTTAAAAAGAGAAGTGGAATCCACGGTGTGCTTAGACCAAGGGAGGCCGCCAGGGCTGGAAAAGAAGACACAGAGAGATATGAGGACAAATTTCAAACTTTCGTCGGCAGCCAGGGTTTTCTCCACTAA
- the LOC133408367 gene encoding uncharacterized protein LOC133408367 isoform X3: MYFELRECKKIINRFRIALRCSDMSTVNQMQAFQSRLTERLTCFAMEIFQEVARMVKAYQEENDCLRSLLNNVITTQGNIAIMDHNRLARPATAVREQPPELKIPLVKGAEPCAKRPKMEHTNPLTNVTEEKETDVLQPFESTTKEEQTEVPVSSAVEVSEPLVGASMLEQTGLSESSAIEGYFPFPDTPRQHQREVSEPLANESNEQKIEYNKSLALEQESGADSGVTMDCPKSYPKEQDTTARQAVAFGDVFAAMEFDQPSTSGEIANQELLLQERPKVSPKKTWGWSRSPQNEPVISPAVIRSYNANMGGIDKSDMLVHLYHTPMKSERWYVRLFAYVIDVSITNSWVVNKWDYKALWVKGQPLKDF, encoded by the exons ATGTATTTCGAGCTCCGTGAGTGCAAAAAGATAATCAACCGTTTTCGCATTGCACTTCGTTGTTCCGACATGTCGACCGTAAATCAGATGCAAGCGTTTCAGTCCCGTTTAACCGAACGTCTCACCTGCTTCGCCATGGAGATATTTCAAGAAGTGGCGCGTATGGTGAAAGCATACCAAGAGGAGAACGACTGTCTGCGGTCCTTACTGAACAATGTGATAACTACCCAGGGGAATATAGCCATAATGG ATCACAATAGATTGGCTAGACCGGCTACAGCTGTTAGAGAGCAACCACCTGAGCTGAAGATTCCCTTGGTGAAGGGAGCAGAGCCATGTGCCAAAAGGCCTAAAATGGAGCATACTAACCCACTGACGAATGTGACTGAAGAGAAGGAAACTGAtgttttgcagccatttgaGAGTACAACTAAAGAAGAACAAACAGAAGTACCAGTGTCCTCTGCAGTGGAAGTATCTGAGCCATTGGTTGGTGCATCTATGTTGGAGCAAACAGGACTGTCAGAGTCATCTGCAATTGAAGGATATTTTCCATTTCCTGATACACCTAGACAGCATCAAAGAGAAGTGTCAGAGCCATTGGCCAATGAATCCAATGAGCAGAAAATAGAATATAATAAGAGCTTGGCACTAGAACAAGAAAGCGGAGCAGACAGTGGCGTCACAATGGATTGTCCTAAAAGTTATCCCAAAGAACAAGACACAACCGCACGTCAGGCAGTGGCTTTTGGTGACGTCTTTGCAGCCATGGAATTCGATCAGCCGAGCACTAGTGGGGAAATCGCAAACCAAGAACTGCTACTTCAGGAGCGTCCAAAAGTATCCCCCAAAAAG ACATGGGGATGGAGCCGAAGTCCTCAGAATGAGCCAGTGATCTCACCAGCTGTCATCAGGAGTTATAATGCCAACATGGGGGGCATTGATAAGAGTGACATGCTGGTACACCTCTACCACACCCCCATGAAGTCCGAAAGGTGGTATGTGCGCCTGTTTGCATATGTAATTGATGTCTCTATCACAAATTCCTGGGTAGTGAACAAGTGGGACTATAAGGCCCTTTGGGTGAAAGGACAGCCGCTGAAGGATTTCTGA
- the LOC133408367 gene encoding uncharacterized protein LOC133408367 isoform X6 yields the protein MYFELRECKKIINRFRIALRCSDMSTVNQMQAFQSRLTERLTCFAMEIFQEVARMVKAYQEENDCLRSLLNNVITTQGNIAIMDHNRLARPATAVREQPPELKIPLVKGAEPCAKRPKMEHTNPLTNVTEEKETDVLQPFESTTKEEQTEVPVSSAVEVSEPLVGASMLEQTGLSESSAIEGYFPFPDTPRQHQREVSEPLANESNEQKIEYNKSLALEQESGADSGVTMDCPKSYPKEQDTTARQAVAFGDVFAAMEFDQPSTSGEIANQELLLQERPKVSPKKVCWHCGP from the exons ATGTATTTCGAGCTCCGTGAGTGCAAAAAGATAATCAACCGTTTTCGCATTGCACTTCGTTGTTCCGACATGTCGACCGTAAATCAGATGCAAGCGTTTCAGTCCCGTTTAACCGAACGTCTCACCTGCTTCGCCATGGAGATATTTCAAGAAGTGGCGCGTATGGTGAAAGCATACCAAGAGGAGAACGACTGTCTGCGGTCCTTACTGAACAATGTGATAACTACCCAGGGGAATATAGCCATAATGG ATCACAATAGATTGGCTAGACCGGCTACAGCTGTTAGAGAGCAACCACCTGAGCTGAAGATTCCCTTGGTGAAGGGAGCAGAGCCATGTGCCAAAAGGCCTAAAATGGAGCATACTAACCCACTGACGAATGTGACTGAAGAGAAGGAAACTGAtgttttgcagccatttgaGAGTACAACTAAAGAAGAACAAACAGAAGTACCAGTGTCCTCTGCAGTGGAAGTATCTGAGCCATTGGTTGGTGCATCTATGTTGGAGCAAACAGGACTGTCAGAGTCATCTGCAATTGAAGGATATTTTCCATTTCCTGATACACCTAGACAGCATCAAAGAGAAGTGTCAGAGCCATTGGCCAATGAATCCAATGAGCAGAAAATAGAATATAATAAGAGCTTGGCACTAGAACAAGAAAGCGGAGCAGACAGTGGCGTCACAATGGATTGTCCTAAAAGTTATCCCAAAGAACAAGACACAACCGCACGTCAGGCAGTGGCTTTTGGTGACGTCTTTGCAGCCATGGAATTCGATCAGCCGAGCACTAGTGGGGAAATCGCAAACCAAGAACTGCTACTTCAGGAGCGTCCAAAAGTATCCCCCAAAAAG
- the LOC133408367 gene encoding uncharacterized protein LOC133408367 isoform X1 — MYFELRECKKIINRFRIALRCSDMSTVNQMQAFQSRLTERLTCFAMEIFQEVARMVKAYQEENDCLRSLLNNVITTQGNIAIMDHNRLARPATAVREQPPELKIPLVKGAEPCAKRPKMEHTNPLTNVTEEKETDVLQPFESTTKEEQTEVPVSSAVEVSEPLVGASMLEQTGLSESSAIEGYFPFPDTPRQHQREVSEPLANESNEQKIEYNKSLALEQESGADSGVTMDCPKSYPKEQDTTARQAVAFGDVFAAMEFDQPSTSGEIANQELLLQERPKVSPKKIPECLLQKTILDFPRKSPNKSCNVPISPPQYFLAKLAQSCKDCPEQKPLIAKIADDMESVDIPFSHVPQGYPISSQHLVPSKEDFTYHNNAPKWPQLPLTHHSPESVNWEISDNLRQIIRKNKVSRERMQKMYLSNHPNETCTFKPVPSDPQNLILKMVNKMSCRSAQEEEEMKSQALRLYCRNVCVNWTPCNLVIDPNSPWLGAQPHGLVYDPKEDPSFGLVYVSCSSLQSFIDCPFLRFKNELVFLKNTDEHYIHIQGEMMVTGTSWCDLLVFAKEDILVQRIYRDRCTIERMKGKLDEYYFYQYLPSISK, encoded by the exons ATGTATTTCGAGCTCCGTGAGTGCAAAAAGATAATCAACCGTTTTCGCATTGCACTTCGTTGTTCCGACATGTCGACCGTAAATCAGATGCAAGCGTTTCAGTCCCGTTTAACCGAACGTCTCACCTGCTTCGCCATGGAGATATTTCAAGAAGTGGCGCGTATGGTGAAAGCATACCAAGAGGAGAACGACTGTCTGCGGTCCTTACTGAACAATGTGATAACTACCCAGGGGAATATAGCCATAATGG ATCACAATAGATTGGCTAGACCGGCTACAGCTGTTAGAGAGCAACCACCTGAGCTGAAGATTCCCTTGGTGAAGGGAGCAGAGCCATGTGCCAAAAGGCCTAAAATGGAGCATACTAACCCACTGACGAATGTGACTGAAGAGAAGGAAACTGAtgttttgcagccatttgaGAGTACAACTAAAGAAGAACAAACAGAAGTACCAGTGTCCTCTGCAGTGGAAGTATCTGAGCCATTGGTTGGTGCATCTATGTTGGAGCAAACAGGACTGTCAGAGTCATCTGCAATTGAAGGATATTTTCCATTTCCTGATACACCTAGACAGCATCAAAGAGAAGTGTCAGAGCCATTGGCCAATGAATCCAATGAGCAGAAAATAGAATATAATAAGAGCTTGGCACTAGAACAAGAAAGCGGAGCAGACAGTGGCGTCACAATGGATTGTCCTAAAAGTTATCCCAAAGAACAAGACACAACCGCACGTCAGGCAGTGGCTTTTGGTGACGTCTTTGCAGCCATGGAATTCGATCAGCCGAGCACTAGTGGGGAAATCGCAAACCAAGAACTGCTACTTCAGGAGCGTCCAAAAGTATCCCCCAAAAAG ATACCGGAATGCCTTCTGCAGAAGACCATCCTCGACTTTCCAAG GAAGAGCCCCAACAAGTCTTGCAATGTTCCTATTTCACCACCTCAATATTTTTTGGCCAAACTTGCCCAAAGCTGCAAGGACTGTCCTGAACAGAAACCCCTGATTGCCAAAATAGCAGATGATATGGAATCCGTGGACATCCCTTTTAGTCATGTTCCTCAAGGTTACCCCATATCCTCCCAGCACCTTGTTCCATCAAAAGAGGATTTTACATATCACAATAATGCTCCTAAATGGCCACAGCTTCCCCTGACTCATCACAGCCCAGAAAGTGTTAACTGGGAGATATCTGACAATCTGAGGCAGATCATACGCAAGAACAAGGTGTCCAGAGAGCGGATGCAGAAGATGTACCTGAGCAACCACCCTAACGAGACCTGCACATTTAAACCAGTACCAAGTGACCCGCAGAACCTGATACTCAAGATGGTGAACAAAATGTCATGCAGATCAGctcaggaagaggaggaaatgaAGAGTCAAGCACTTCGTCTGTACTGTCGCAATGTATGTGTCAACTGGACGCCCTGTAATTTGGTCATTGACCCAAATTCTCCATGGCTGGGGGCCCAGCCTCATGGCTTGGTGTACGACCCAAAAGAAGATCCCAGTTTTGGACTGGTATATGTCAGCTGTTCCAGCCTCCAGAGTTTCATAGACTGCCCCTTCTTGAGATTCAAGAATGAATTAGTGTTCCTAAAAAACACAGACGAGCACTATATACACATCCAGGGAGAGATGATGGTGACTGGCACGTCGTGGTGTGACCTGCTGGTGTTTGCCAAGGAAGACATACTGGTTCAGAGAATATACAGAGACAGATGCACCATTGAGAGAATGAAGGGAAAGTTGGATGAGTATTATTTTTATCAGTATCTGCCAAGTATTTCAAAGTGA